The Myroides fluvii region TAAGCCATCTGCTCTTTTGTAGGTAATTACTTCTTTGTATACCCCATTTAAGCTTTCAAATGGATTTTTAAAAGTTGTAATCGGTTTGATATCGTTTTTCTTCTTGATATTTCTGAAGTAGTAATTCGGATATTCCGTTGCTGATTGAATCGATACCAATACCAATCCTTTTTTTATATCCTCAATTGATTGGATACTTTCTTTTTTCGTTGTGTACGTGGATTGGTACAAACGTTTTGTCTTTAAGGTAGTTAAATCAAACTCATCAATAAAAGGAAATTGGCCTTTTGGTGTAAATCCTTCCCCAATCAAGTACATTTTATTGTTGTCAATCGCTAAGGTATAACGACCATATTCGTTTCTTTTTGTTTCAAAAGTTCCTGGATCGCTGTAAACATCTTGTGAATTTCTATCTTCAACCTTTGCAGGGTTTGCGTTGAAAGTAGATGGATTAATCAAGAATTGTCTGATATTACGTGTATCGTACCATTGGTCTGCTACCAAAGCCACCTGATTATTTCCCCAAGTAATGCCGGCATAACGCTGTGATAATTTAACGATAGATTGAGGTGTAGTAGTGAATGGAGCATCCCAAGTGAATAATTCATCTCTATATTCAACCTCTTTTGCAGGATCACCCCCGTCTAAGGCCTCAACATAAGATAAAGTAGCAGGTTGATCCGCACGCCATTGCATGCTTCTCTTTCCTTCTCGGACAGCCATGAATCCTTTTGGCATGACTTCATTTAAAGGTACATCATTTACTTCTTTTACTAAGGTTCCATCCATGTTGTATACCTTAGTTTTCATCGGAAAACGACTCAAAGGAACGAGGTAAGAAAACGGTTTCTCTAAGGTAGTTAACATAATGTAGTTCCCGTCAGGTGACATCGATTCACTCGCATATAAAGCAGCTTCTTTGAATAGCTTCTTGTTGCCTTTTAAGTCAACAAGGTATAATTCAGACGTTACTAAAGTTTCAAAATTGGCCTCATCCGTTTTGTTTTTTAGCAAATCTTGGTAGGTTCTGTTTTGTGAAACAATACCTTCTTCACTAATAGAAACAATCGGACCCGTTGGTAAGTTCTTTTTCGTATCTACTAAAGCAGGTCTATTGGCGGGAATAACAGTTACCAAAATTTGTTGATTGTCTCTTAACCACGTAATAGGATTACCTAGGTTGGCGTTTAAATTTGCGTCCGTTAGCTTTTTGGCTTCCGCTGTACGGAAATCAAGAACCCATAATTCAACCCCAGTAGCAACTGTATTGGTAAAAGCGATTTGCGTTTGATCGGGTGAAACCGATAAATTCGAAATTCTCGGATTAGCGGGTAAGCCTTTGACTTGAATTTCCGTTTTGTCTTTTACTTTTCTAACTTTTAAGTTTTCAATATACGTAAGTGTACTGGAGATATTGGTGTTTACATCGATTCGTAAACCGCCTAATCGCATCTCTTCCACATTTAAATCATCCAATGTTTTGTACGTACTGCGGTAACTCAAAAGCATATACTCCATCTTGCTATCCATAAAGATAGAAGGAGCACGCTCAAATTCTGCCAATTGCAAAATTTCTTGTGAAGGCTTTTGGTAGGTTACATTTTCTTGTGCAAACATAGATGTAATTAAAAAGAGAGAGAATAAAGAAGTTTTTAAAATCTTCATTTTAGATTGTTTTAGTTTATCCGAGCAATATACGTGGAATATTTATAAAATAAACGCTTTTTTTAGTTGGTGTTTTTTAAAATACACAAAAAACTTACCTTTGCTTCAACAAATTAAATCAGATAAATATGTTTAGATCAAAGATTTCGGGTCTAGGTTATTATGTACCCGATAACGTAGTAACCAATGACGATTTGTCAAAAATAATGGATACAAATCACGAATGGATCGTTGAAAGAACGGGAATTCACGAGCGTAGACATAAGGTTTTGGAAGAAGATACTACTTCGGGAATGGGAGTGAAAGCAGCTAAAAAAGCGATGGAAAGAGCTGGAGTAGAAGCTAAAGATATTGATTTTGTTGTATTCGCTACACTAAGTCCAGATTACTATTTTCCAGGACCTGGTGTGATGTTACAAAAAGAACTAGGTCTAAATACAGTAGCTGCTTTAGATATTAGAGCACAGTGTTCTGGTTTTATTTACGCGTTATCTGTAGCGGATCAATACATCAAAACCGGTATGTATAAAACTATTTTAGTTGTCGGGTCAGAAGTACATTCAGCAGGTTTGGATATGACTACTAGAGGAAGAGCTGTATCTGTTATTTTTGGTGATGGAGCAGGAGCAGCCATTTTAACGCGCTCTGAAGATGAAACTGGAATTTTATCTACACACATTCACTCGCAAGGAGAACATGCAGAAGAATTGGCTTTACTTGCGCCAGGAATGGGGGGAAGATGGGTGTCTGATATTTTGAAAGACAACAACCCAGATGATTTGAGTTATTTACCTCATATGAATGGTCAATTCGTATTTAAAAATGCCGTGGTGCGTTTTAGTGAAGTTATCATGGAAGGGCTAGAAGCAAATAAGTTACAAGTTTCTGATATTGATATGTTGATTCCGCATCAAGCCAATTTGCGCATCTCTCAGTTTATTCAGCAAAAGTTTGGATTGTCAGATGATCAAGTGTACAATAATATCCAAAAATACGGAAATACAACAGCAGCTTCTGTGCCGATTGCTTTGACAGAAGCGTGGGAGCAAGGCAAGATTAATACAGGAGATGTAGTAGTTTTAGCTGCTTTTGGAAGTGGTTTTACTTGGGGGAGTGTGGTGTTAAAATGGTAAATCTTTTATCTTAGCTAGAAAAGTAGTTCAGATAGATGAAATTTGATAAGATAAATAGCAAGGACAGGCGAGCCTATTTTGAGCATCCCTATCTAGAAAGACGAACTAAAGGCTAACCTGCTGTTGTTTGGGGCCTGTATATTCCTCTTTTGTCTGTTATTGTTTTCGGAGTATACCCATTATAATTTATTCGTTCAGAACCTCGTACTTCTTTTTTTATAAGCGGTATGTTGTTCTGGACTTTTTTTTTGAATATTTAGCTCCTCGCTATCTATTTCACCGCATTAGTAAAAAATGAAGCTTATAGCGATTGGCGCATGTTATGCATCAATTGTTTACCTTTTTGACCATTCATTTTTTGCTGTATATTGACCATCCATACCCCAAATTGCATTAGCGAGGTAAGGGTTGTCTATAAAGGGATTCCTGTTTCCTTGTGAATAGGGATTTTTGGGATTTCCATGGTATTCATTTCTAAAACGTTCAAAATCGGAGACGGGGTCTTCTGCATTCCATTGTAGGTAGAGATCTAACATGCCATCGAGATTACTGATGTTTCCGAGTCCGTTATAGGGTGGATAGCATTGATTTCCGTATCGAACATACATGTACATCATCATTCGAGCGACATCGCCTTTCCATTCATCTCCGGGATACCAACCGCCATTTGATTTTTGAGCAGGACCAGATCCGGCAGCAAATCTTAGGTTGCTGCGACTATTGTTTATATACCCATTGACTGCCCGTAAGTGATGAGCATCGAGACCCGCAAAGAGACTAGTGGGAAAATGCGGGTTGTACTGTTTGTCTTTTATAGTCGTGGCCAAACGAGGGGCGGCATTTGCCTTTGCAAAGACGTGCTCCCGTTCCCATACTGACTTGCGATCGAGGCTACTGGTATAGGCGTGTATATTATTGTTGTACTTACTTTGTGTACGTTGTTGATAGGTATATTGTTCTTGTCCTTTTGGGTGACCGTAAAGTTGAATAATCTCTTCGGAATTATCTGGGTTTATATCGGTGACTAACAAGGCGTTCCAAAGATCAGGGGTATAGTGCTCTAAGGGGTGATGGGTGGACGAAAGCAGTTGTGTTAATTGTTGTTTTAGTGCTATTCCTCTTTTTGTAAAGTCAATCGATTGATAATACAGACCAACCGATCCATTGGGAAGTAGAGCGATAGGTTGAGGTTCATCACCTAAGTTAGAGTCGCTCTTGGAGCAACCTAATGCGAGAAAAAATAGAAATAAAGCCTGAAAAATAGCTCGAGAAAAGGCTTGGGCAGAAGTTTGGTTGTATTGTTGCATTTTGTGAGTTTTGCAGAAGATTGTCCAAATAGTTTGCCAAAGATGTGTGGGGTGAAGTTTTCAGCTGTGTATAAAAAAAAGACAACAAAAAAGGAAATACTACGACCTCTTTGTTGTCTTTTTCTATGCTGTATTGATGCAAGATTTTAACTGATTACTTGCTCTTTACTCGTGTTTTGTTTGCCATTTATTCTCTGCTTCAGGGCCACCCCATAAACGGGTAGCTAGATGAGGGTTGTCTATAAATGGGTTTCGATTACCCTGAATTTCAGGATTACTCAAATATGCATTGCGTTGTATTTCAATGATTGAAACGGGATCTTCTGTATTCCATTGTAAGAGTAGATCAATCATGTTGCGATCCGTTTTATTCGTTTCTCCTACAGCAACGTTAGAAGGCAAGCATTGTTTGGGGTAGCGGATATACATATAAAACATCATACGCGCTACATCGCCTTTCCATTCATCGCCAGGATACCATCCGCCTTCTACATCTCCTGCTGCTCCCGATCCTTGCGCAAATTTCTTATTGCCGCGTTGCGCATTCCATTGCACATCCGCCGGTCTGATATGATGAGCATCCTCATTGGCTCCAGTACTGGATTGCTCTAGCTTAGGTGTGCCCAAAGAACGCGCATACACATGTTCTCTATTCCATTGATGTTGGCGTCCTCCGTTTTGATTTTTTCCTCGAACGTAGGCCTTTTTTCCTTGAAGCGTTCCCTTTTCGCCATAAAGTAAATACACTTCATTGGCAGCTGCGGTTAAATCCGTTATTTTCAGCACATCCCACAACTCATTATACGTAAGACGATGGGTGTGTTTTTGCGTTGTTAATTGACCTAAATCCTCTTGTAAAGTCAAACTAGACTCGGAAAAATTGATTTCCTTATAGTAGGCCTTTAACGATTGAGGAATTGCATAAGTAATCCCTTGTTTTGTTTCAGTAGCTCCTGTTTGTATTGTTTCCTCTGGATGAAAACCAGAGGTAGGTTGTATTTTGTTTTTTGTACAGCTACAACCAAGGAGTAAAGAAGCGAACAAAACAACGATGAAATGCTTTTCCATATCGTAATCGACTTCGCTCTTATTTAATTCTTTCTAACAACGCCATGTAGAATCCATCAAAACCAGATTGGTGTGCCAATACTTTGTGGTCTTTAACGAATTTGAAATTCTGTCCGTGTTCAGAAGCCAAGAATTTTTCAATTTGCTTTTCGTTTTCAGAAGGCAAGATAGAACACGTAGCATATACTACATTTCCACCCACTTTAACGATTTTTGAATAATCTTGTAGGATTTGTTGTTGTACTTGTTTGATTTCCTCTATAAATTCAGGCTGTAACTTCCATTTGGTATCAGGATTTCGCTTGATAACCCCTAAACCACTACATGGAGCGTCAATCAATACGCGATCCGCTTTGTCGTGTAATTTTTTGATGGTTTTTGTTCCTTCAATGATGCGGTATTCTATATTGAATGCGCTATTTCTTTTTGCTCTAATTTTTAGCTGTTTTTGCTTACTTTCATAGATGTCCATAGCAATGATTTGCCCTTTGTTTTCCATTAAGGCAGCCATGTGCAACGTTTTTCCTCCAGCACCAGCACAAGTGTCTACTACGCGCATCCCTGGTTGAATCCCCAAGAAAGGAGCTACCAGCTGAGAAGAGGCATCTTGCACTTCAAATAAGCCTTCTTTGAACGCATCTGTTAAAAATACATTGGCTCTTTCCTTTAAAATTAGTGCATCTGGATATTCTTCAGGCTGAATGGTTTCAATATCTAAATCCATCAAAATAGCATGTAATTTCTTACGTGTTGTTTTTAATGTATTGACACGTAAGATAACCTGTGCCTGTTGGTTTTGCGCTGTTATTTCTTTAGACCAAAGTTCTTCACCTAGTTCTTTTACGCCCAATTCATCCATCCAATCTGGAATCGCTTCTTTGAATTTTCTGATTTTACTTAGTTCATCAAATCTACCTTTGATTCGGCGAATAGGAGCATTTTCGAAATACTTCCAATCCGGTAAGTTGTACCCTCTTAATACAGCCCAAACGGTAAAAATACGCCATGCATCATCGCGAGTAAAAGGTTCTTTTACTTCTGCGATTTCAGTATACAGCCTTTTCCAACGTACAATTTCGTAAATCGTTTCCGCTACGAATTTGCGGTCTGCACTTCCCCAACGCTTGTCTTTTTTCAAGGCTTTTGCAACCACTTTGTCTGCATATTCCCCTTCGTTGAAAATTAATAAGATAGAGTCAATAACGGTAAAAACTAAGTTTCTGTGTAATCTCATTATATATATAAATAAAATAGCCTACAAATATAGGTCTTTTGTAGGCTTGGTGGAGTAGGTTTTGCTATTTTTTATTCAATAGCTTATTTTTTGTCTTTATACTTTTTAAGTAACTTTCGATTAAAGTCATCTTCTGCTTTTTTCAACAAGAGGATTTTTTTATTTGATAAAATCTTTTTGCAATCTAAAATAAACTGACTTTTAAGTGCACAATAATCTTCTTCAAAACTAAGTAAAGCTTGTACTTTTTCTGTTGCTTGTTTTTCAGTTAGCCCCTCAATGTCTTGCGTTTCATTTGATTTGATGTAGTGGATGATTTCAGAATGTCTCAGCTTAGAAAGTTTATTGTCGTACGTATTGTATACCGGCCAAAATTTTTCAGCTTCCTCACTGCTCAGGTTTAAAACCGAAGACAAGTGGGCGATTTTTAAGGATTTTATTTGATCTGATGATTGTTGTGCTTGGCTGAAATTCGAAAAACACAAGAAGATCAATAGCAATAGAAATCTTTTCATTGTATAATTAGTAATTTAAGTAATAATCTAAATCAATATTCGTCTGTACGTATTCGTTGAGCTCTTGTTGATTCACTTGAATCGCTTGTTCCATTTCTTGGAGGTCTTTTTCGTCAAAAGCTTGAATAAATTCATTGGACAAGGTATAGGACGAATTGTATTCCAAGTAATGCTCTAACGTTTCATTGCTAAGAGATGGGGTATTTTGTTGTTTTACTAAAAGACCTATACCCATAATGAGTGCAACTGCAGCAGCCAAAGTAACAAGCATTTTAATAGGCGTCAATTGACGAATGCGCTTATTTTTATGGCGGAGTTGTACATTCCCGTCTAATCGTTCAAAAAGACGTTGTTCTATTGTATCAAAGTAGCCTTCCGGAACGTTGAAACCGTCGTTTCTGGTGTGTTGAGAATTGTGATTCGTTATCATGTTATATGTACTTCTATTTACTTAGACTGATTTTTAATACAAAGGTTTAATGCTCCCGTAAAAAAAGTTCTATTTTTCTTGTTGCATGGTGATAGGACGCTTTTAAAGCCCCAACAGATGTGTCTAAAATAGCAGCAATACTGTTGTAATCTAGTTCTTGAAAATAACGCATTTTAAAAACCAATTGTTGTTTCTCTGGTAGGGTAGCGACGGCTTTATGCAAGAGCACAGTGGCTTCATCTCCATTGAAAAATGGATCAGCCTCTATTTGGTCAATGACCAGTTGGTTATACTCCTCTGAGGTGACTTGTTTTAAGCGACTTTTTTGCTTTAAAAAATCAAGGGCTTGGTTGGTTGCTATCCGGTATAACCAAGAAGAAAGTTTGCTCTGACCTTTAAAGGAAGCAATGTTTTCATAGGCTTTAATGAAGGTTTCCTGTAGAATATCATCTGCATCTTCGTGCTGGATAACAATTGACCGAATATGGTAATACAACATCGTCTTGTTTTGCGCGATAAGGTTGCGAAAAGCATTGTCTTTGGTATCGATATGTTGCAGTTGTTGCACGAATTCTTCTTCTTCCGACGCTGACAAGATGAGTATGTATTTGAATTTGAGGTGAGATGTAAACGTAAAAATAATAAAAAGAGTTGAAGTCACACCTAAATTTTAAACATTATTTAGTCGTATGAGGTCAAATCCTTAGTGTAGACTAGTAGGTATAGTGAAAAACCCCTTACCTTTGCACAAAAATAGAACATATGTTACGTACGGTTATTTTTGATATGGATGGGGTAATTGTGGATACAGAACCTGTTCATCGTTATGCCTATTTTCAACATTTTGACGAATTGGGAATTGAAGTGCCTGAAGATATGTATACTTCCTTTACTGGGTTTTCTACCAAAAACACCTATCAAAAAGTAAAAGAACACTTTCAATTGGAACAAGAGGTTTCCGATTTGGTTTTGCGCAAGCGTGCCTTGTTCAATGAGTCTTTTGATACAAAACCCGATTTAGAACTAATTGAAGGCGTTCGAGATTTAATCGTGCAGCTCCATCAACAAGATATTGAGCTAATCTTGGGATCATCCGCTTCGAAGAGTACTATTCACCGGGTGTTTAACCGTTTTGAACTATTTCCTTATTTTACTCATATTGTAAGCGGAGAGGATTTTCCTAAATCGAAACCCGATCCTGCGATCTTTAATCAAGCTGCTTCTTTAGCTAAAGTTTCAACAAAAGCACATTGTTTGGTTATCGAAGATAGTACTAATGGAATAAAAGCCGCGAATGCCGCAGGTATAAAAGTACTAGGATATAAGAGTCAAAATTCAAAACAACAAGATTATAGTACGGCTGATGCTGTTATTGAATCCTTTTTGAATTTTGATACACGCGAATTATGTCACCTTATGAACTTTGTGAAGTAATTTAAAGTTTGTTGTTTGTCGTTTGTTGTTTGACGTTTGTCGTTTGTTGTTTGTCGTTTGTCAATCAACTAGCAACAATCAACAGTCAACAATCAACAGTCAACAAACAAAAGTAAGCAGTAGTTCTTTCTACAAGAAGGAGGTATTCTCTCTACTAGAGAGGTGCTAAAAAAAAAACAAAAAAGCAAAAAGCAAAATAGGTTTATGCGGAATAATTTTTATACTACGCTTATTTTTTTAATTTTGCATTCTTAATGAAGTTAATTATAGCATATGTTTCATAGGTATATTAAATTAGGTATCGCAGCACTAGTATTAGCAATGGCTGTTTGGCAGTTTTCTGAATCGAATATTGGAAATGGAATTTTCTTATTGTTCTTAATGGGGCTTGTAATACTGTTGTATTTTAAAAATGAATTCATCTTGTTGTCTTTCTTAAAATTGAGAAAACAAGATTTTGAAGGAGCTGAGAAATGGTTGAAAAAAATTAAGAATCCTGAAACAGCTTTAGTGAGAAAGCAAAATGGGTATTATAATTACTTAATGGGAATTATGACTTCTCAAACGAATTTGAATGCTTCTGAAAAATACATGAAGAAAGCAATCGAATTAGGTTTAAATATGGATCAAGATTTAGCGATGGCCAAATTGCAATTGGCGGGAATCTCAATGACGAAACGCAGAAAGTTAGAAGCGCAGAAGTTGTTAGGAGAAGCGCAGAAGTTGGATAAACAAGGCATGCTGAAAGATCAGATCAAAATGATGAAAGAACAAATGAAACGCCTGTAAGCGCTTAGAAATAAAAGAAAAACCACATGTTGAGAAGCATGTGGTTTTTTTGTTATCAGTTAACGGTTATCAGTTAACGGTTGATTTTGCTGAAATAAGAAGGTATATTCTTTAAACGAAGAAATTTTACAACAAACAACAAACAACAAACAACAAACAACTTCACCCCCTCCTCTAAAAATAAAATAAATCGCATAAAGTAAGGAATATATGAAAAGTTTTATATTTTTGATTTCTTAATAAAATATTAATAACATGAAGTTATATCTATCGGTCATTTTACTTTTTTTAAGTATTGTTCAAATTCAAGCCCAATGCTTAGATAAAAATAAAGTAAAAGTAGGGGGAAGTTACGAAAGTGATTTATTTATTGATGCTTGTCCCTATTATAATTACTTCGTTGATGCTGAGGTGTCCTCAACAGGTTATCATTACAATAATCGACCGATTAATCTCGCTCCGGCAGGATTTGCAGCCATAAAACAGAATTTAGAAGATCTTTTGGTTACCAAAGTTGGCTCTGAGATGGTGAGTAAATTAAAATTTAAAGGAGTGAGTATTAGTGCTTATGACAGCATACGCAAATTTGAATCGCGATATCCAGTTGTCGATATGAGTAAGTGTATGACAAAATATTTCTTTTACTATGATTTTGAACCTGTAGCAGGAGTGAGTTATTGTGTGGGGATTGCATTAAACGATTATCAACAAATTATTTCTCCTTTGAAATTACCTGAAACACAAGAAAAACTAGCCTTAGATTATTCTTTAGATTTGTGTAAAATAGCGCAAATTGCCAGAGAAACAGGGACGAAGTTTGAACCTGTTGATTTTGTGTCTTTCGAATTCGACCCCGATAAAAAAGAGTTCTTTTGGGTTGTGCGTCAACAAATTGTCAAACCAAAGAAAGGCTTGAACGAATATAATCAAATATTAATAGAAGCGAGAGACGCAACACAAGTCGTGTCTTATCGAAGAACGGTTTATATAGAATAATGAATTTTAGATTACAGAATACCAGTTGGAATGCAGTTTTACAAGAGGAGTTTGCTCAATCTTATTTTGAGGATTTACAAAATTTTGTAGCTGCAGAGAGAAAAACAAAAACAATTTATCCCCCTCAAGAACAAGTATTTCAAGCGTTGGAAAGCCTTGATTTTTCTGATGTAAAAGTGGTGATTTTGGGACAAGATCCCTATCATGGAGAATTTCAAGCTAACGGTTTATCTTTTTCAGTACACAAAGGCGTGAAGTTTCCTCCTAGTTTAAAGAATATATTTAAAGAATTAGAGGATGATTTAGGCATTAAGAATCTTCACAATGGAGATTTATCTAGTTGGGCGAAACAAGGAGTATTGTTGCTTAATGCAACTTTAACTGTGGAAGCATCGAAGGCAGGATCACATCAAAAAAGAGGATGGGAAACCTTTACAGATGCAGTGATTGAACGAGTGGCAACTCAATTAGAGCACGTTGTTTTCATTTTGTGGGGAAGCTATGCCCAAAAAAAGGGAAAAATGATCGATCGAACAAAGCATTTGGTCTTAGAAACGGCTCACCCTTCTCCTTTATCTGTCTATAGAGGATTTTATGGAAGTAAACCCTTTTCTAAAAGTAATGAATACCTAAGTAGTGTAGGTCGCTTGCCAATTGATTGGCACGTATAAAAATAAAAAAAACCGTCTAATTTTAGACGGTTTTTTTTATTTAGATTGCGTTGGTTTTTTCTTTTAACCAAGCGGCTTCTTCAGCAGATAACAAATCTTTTAGGCTGTTGTACACCCATTCGTTGTATTGGTTTAACCAATCGATATGCGTTTGCTCGAGCCATTTTTTATCGACCAAATCTGTAGCGATATAACAGATTGTTAGGGTTTCAAAATCCATGAAATCTCCAAATTGGTTTGAATCTAACTCTTTTGCTAAAACCAAGTTTTCAATTCGGATTCCGTGTTTTCCTTCTCGATATAGCCCAGGTTCGATTGAGGTAATCATTCCTTTTTCTATTGCAATATCTGTAGGTGTAGGGTTGAATATGTGTGGTCCTTCGTGAACGTTCAAGAAAAACCCAACACCGTGTCCTGTACCATGCCCGTAATTTCTCAAAGTAGCCCAAATAGGTCTTCTTGTAATGGCATCGATTTGATAACCGCGTGTACCTTTGGTGTAAATGGCCATTGAGCCTTCAATAGTACCTCGTAAAACGATGGTATAATCGTCTTTCTCTTCTTGTGTTGGAACACCTAAAGCAACAACACGAGTAATATCTGTTGTTCCTGTCTCGTATTGTCCTCCTGAGTCTACCAATAATAACCCTTCAGTTTTTAGGTCGTAACTGCTTTTTTCATCAGCAGAGTAGTGAGGCAAAGCGCCGTGATCTTTATATCCTGCAATGGTATTGAAGCTAATGTCTTTAAAACCTGGTTGAGCAGCACGCAATCCCAAGAGATGGTCTGCGATATTTAGCTCCGTTAGGGTTCCTGTAGCTACATTTTCTTCTATCCATTTAAAGAATTTAGTCATGGCAACACCGTCATTGATCATGGCTTGTCTTTCATGAGCAATTTCAACGTCGTTTTTAATCGCTTTTAATAGCGTAGAAGGATTCATATCCTCTTTGATCTGTACAGTAGCAGGTACGCTGTCATACGTTGCAAAACAAGTGCGTTTAGGATCAAGTAGGATTGTGCTTCCTGCAGGAATAGCGGCAATCGCTTGCGGTAGGCTGTTGTATGCTGCAAGACCGATACCGAAGCTGTTTAACTCTTGTTTAATTG contains the following coding sequences:
- a CDS encoding S9 family peptidase, whose protein sequence is MKILKTSLFSLFLITSMFAQENVTYQKPSQEILQLAEFERAPSIFMDSKMEYMLLSYRSTYKTLDDLNVEEMRLGGLRIDVNTNISSTLTYIENLKVRKVKDKTEIQVKGLPANPRISNLSVSPDQTQIAFTNTVATGVELWVLDFRTAEAKKLTDANLNANLGNPITWLRDNQQILVTVIPANRPALVDTKKNLPTGPIVSISEEGIVSQNRTYQDLLKNKTDEANFETLVTSELYLVDLKGNKKLFKEAALYASESMSPDGNYIMLTTLEKPFSYLVPLSRFPMKTKVYNMDGTLVKEVNDVPLNEVMPKGFMAVREGKRSMQWRADQPATLSYVEALDGGDPAKEVEYRDELFTWDAPFTTTPQSIVKLSQRYAGITWGNNQVALVADQWYDTRNIRQFLINPSTFNANPAKVEDRNSQDVYSDPGTFETKRNEYGRYTLAIDNNKMYLIGEGFTPKGQFPFIDEFDLTTLKTKRLYQSTYTTKKESIQSIEDIKKGLVLVSIQSATEYPNYYFRNIKKKNDIKPITTFKNPFESLNGVYKEVITYKRADGLELSGTLYLPANYDRKNKTEKLPLLIWAYPTEYKDKNSAGQVTSNSSEFTFPYYGSFVYWVTKGYAVLDDAAFPIVGEGTEEPNDTYIEQLVANGKAAIDAVDALGFIDRSKVGVGGHSYGAFMTANLLTHSDLFAVGIARSGAYNRTLTPFGFQTEQRNYWEVPQVYNTMSPFMNADKMKTPMLLVHGEADNNPGTFTLQTERYFQALKGLGAPVRMVILPKESHGYVAKENILHLLWEQDQFLEKYLK
- a CDS encoding 3-oxoacyl-ACP synthase III family protein — encoded protein: MFRSKISGLGYYVPDNVVTNDDLSKIMDTNHEWIVERTGIHERRHKVLEEDTTSGMGVKAAKKAMERAGVEAKDIDFVVFATLSPDYYFPGPGVMLQKELGLNTVAALDIRAQCSGFIYALSVADQYIKTGMYKTILVVGSEVHSAGLDMTTRGRAVSVIFGDGAGAAILTRSEDETGILSTHIHSQGEHAEELALLAPGMGGRWVSDILKDNNPDDLSYLPHMNGQFVFKNAVVRFSEVIMEGLEANKLQVSDIDMLIPHQANLRISQFIQQKFGLSDDQVYNNIQKYGNTTAASVPIALTEAWEQGKINTGDVVVLAAFGSGFTWGSVVLKW
- a CDS encoding endonuclease I family protein — translated: MQQYNQTSAQAFSRAIFQALFLFFLALGCSKSDSNLGDEPQPIALLPNGSVGLYYQSIDFTKRGIALKQQLTQLLSSTHHPLEHYTPDLWNALLVTDINPDNSEEIIQLYGHPKGQEQYTYQQRTQSKYNNNIHAYTSSLDRKSVWEREHVFAKANAAPRLATTIKDKQYNPHFPTSLFAGLDAHHLRAVNGYINNSRSNLRFAAGSGPAQKSNGGWYPGDEWKGDVARMMMYMYVRYGNQCYPPYNGLGNISNLDGMLDLYLQWNAEDPVSDFERFRNEYHGNPKNPYSQGNRNPFIDNPYLANAIWGMDGQYTAKNEWSKR
- a CDS encoding endonuclease I family protein, whose protein sequence is MEKHFIVVLFASLLLGCSCTKNKIQPTSGFHPEETIQTGATETKQGITYAIPQSLKAYYKEINFSESSLTLQEDLGQLTTQKHTHRLTYNELWDVLKITDLTAAANEVYLLYGEKGTLQGKKAYVRGKNQNGGRQHQWNREHVYARSLGTPKLEQSSTGANEDAHHIRPADVQWNAQRGNKKFAQGSGAAGDVEGGWYPGDEWKGDVARMMFYMYIRYPKQCLPSNVAVGETNKTDRNMIDLLLQWNTEDPVSIIEIQRNAYLSNPEIQGNRNPFIDNPHLATRLWGGPEAENKWQTKHE
- a CDS encoding RsmB/NOP family class I SAM-dependent RNA methyltransferase, translating into MRLHRNLVFTVIDSILLIFNEGEYADKVVAKALKKDKRWGSADRKFVAETIYEIVRWKRLYTEIAEVKEPFTRDDAWRIFTVWAVLRGYNLPDWKYFENAPIRRIKGRFDELSKIRKFKEAIPDWMDELGVKELGEELWSKEITAQNQQAQVILRVNTLKTTRKKLHAILMDLDIETIQPEEYPDALILKERANVFLTDAFKEGLFEVQDASSQLVAPFLGIQPGMRVVDTCAGAGGKTLHMAALMENKGQIIAMDIYESKQKQLKIRAKRNSAFNIEYRIIEGTKTIKKLHDKADRVLIDAPCSGLGVIKRNPDTKWKLQPEFIEEIKQVQQQILQDYSKIVKVGGNVVYATCSILPSENEKQIEKFLASEHGQNFKFVKDHKVLAHQSGFDGFYMALLERIK
- a CDS encoding RNA polymerase sigma factor, translated to MSASEEEEFVQQLQHIDTKDNAFRNLIAQNKTMLYYHIRSIVIQHEDADDILQETFIKAYENIASFKGQSKLSSWLYRIATNQALDFLKQKSRLKQVTSEEYNQLVIDQIEADPFFNGDEATVLLHKAVATLPEKQQLVFKMRYFQELDYNSIAAILDTSVGALKASYHHATRKIELFLREH
- a CDS encoding HAD family hydrolase, which encodes MLRTVIFDMDGVIVDTEPVHRYAYFQHFDELGIEVPEDMYTSFTGFSTKNTYQKVKEHFQLEQEVSDLVLRKRALFNESFDTKPDLELIEGVRDLIVQLHQQDIELILGSSASKSTIHRVFNRFELFPYFTHIVSGEDFPKSKPDPAIFNQAASLAKVSTKAHCLVIEDSTNGIKAANAAGIKVLGYKSQNSKQQDYSTADAVIESFLNFDTRELCHLMNFVK
- a CDS encoding DUF2892 domain-containing protein — its product is MFHRYIKLGIAALVLAMAVWQFSESNIGNGIFLLFLMGLVILLYFKNEFILLSFLKLRKQDFEGAEKWLKKIKNPETALVRKQNGYYNYLMGIMTSQTNLNASEKYMKKAIELGLNMDQDLAMAKLQLAGISMTKRRKLEAQKLLGEAQKLDKQGMLKDQIKMMKEQMKRL
- the ung gene encoding uracil-DNA glycosylase encodes the protein MNFRLQNTSWNAVLQEEFAQSYFEDLQNFVAAERKTKTIYPPQEQVFQALESLDFSDVKVVILGQDPYHGEFQANGLSFSVHKGVKFPPSLKNIFKELEDDLGIKNLHNGDLSSWAKQGVLLLNATLTVEASKAGSHQKRGWETFTDAVIERVATQLEHVVFILWGSYAQKKGKMIDRTKHLVLETAHPSPLSVYRGFYGSKPFSKSNEYLSSVGRLPIDWHV